Genomic DNA from Lactuca sativa cultivar Salinas chromosome 8, Lsat_Salinas_v11, whole genome shotgun sequence:
ACTAGACGACTAGTAATGGTAGAATTGACACACAATCTCTTTTCATTCACGTCCTTAGGGAAATTAGTCATATATTTGAACTTCATCTTCCATTGCCACTAAAATCATATCAAACAATATCTGATTAAAAAAGTTACCAACATTTGAAACCACCATGATAGAACACTGAAGATCATAGCTAGAAAAGTCGccttatgattttttttcatctCAATACATAATAATAGTTAGGGAGCTTCGATTGGGTGTACTAGATTTGGGAAAACTGTCCAAATACGTGGAGAAGGCAATACACACATGGTGATCATGGAGTGTCAACACTGATATTCTACAAGGAAAAGTACCCGATGTTCTGTTTGTAGTGAATGGAACGCAGTACAAACATAAGTATTACCTTACTGATGAAATACTCTACGTTTGTCAAGTTGTACCAATATCCCAAGATGTAAAACAAAAAATTGTTCAAGACAAATCAGGAAGCAACACACAGAAGGTTGTTTGTCGAACGTGTTTTTGAAGTCCTTAAAAACGCATATAGTGAAACACATGTTACGAGCATGGAATCTGGAAACATATATCGTAATATATGTTTGTATCATATTACATAACATGGTAATTAAAAAAATGTCGGACTTTTTCTATGACATACTTAATGTCATTAACAAATTACACCTGCTAGCAAACAATTCATAAACACACAACAATCTTCGACAAGATTTGACGGAGCAtattaaataacattattaaagCTTTCTTTAAAAAGTACAATAACCTATGTACAAAAGAAATCACAAGAAATGAAAAAGTACATTACTACTCAATAACCTTAACCACAAAGTTTTCATTTAATCAAAGTGGGTTCATGTGAACAATCTTTCTAAATGTACAAGTTTTTTTCAATAATCTCTCCCTAGGTAGATTTGTATACAAAATTAACCTATCAAAGGGCAAAACAAAATTCTAATttctaccaaaaaaaaaaaaaacatgtcgaTTTCACGATGACCATTGATCCGGGACAGTCAAAAAGTAACTCGTCATGGCCTTCCGGAACCTTTTCTTGTACTGTTTTGGAGAAATTATGGTTGGGGCGGCGTTCTTGGGCCCACCAAGAATTCCGGAAGCTTTTACCCATGTTTCTAGATGTTTGTCCCATGTATATTGTCTCATGAAATCAATGATTCCTAGGACAAGTTCTTTCTTTTCCTCGTCTACTCCAACTAGCAAAGAGTAATCTATGACATCGATCGACTGCATAACCACAAAGAATGTGCATACGTTAACTTAATGAAATGCAAGTAATAACAacatattttcattttctttttagaaaaaaaaaatgaaagtaaattACTATAATACACAAACAAATGAAAATACGTTGCTAtttcttgtattttttttttaaaaaaaatatataaataaaacttaCTGCTAGAAATGATGTGTCATTCCAAACGGCTCTTTCAAGCTTTCTTTTAGCTTTACTTCCAAGAAAAATAGGATTTGTTCTCAAAGCCTCCAACAAATTCATATCTAACAAAGTTTTATTTGTACCCGTTGTATCCGAATTATAACGTGACCTTGAAGAGCCTTTTAAATCATAAACCCGTGaaatatttcttttaaaaaaaacattttccatCACTAAAACATTCATTTTTGCCTCTTTTCCAGCCCTCGAGTGTTTCACAGTCACCTGTCACAACACATCTTCAAACATCAGCATAAAATATACTATAAAATATTCTGATAAATTGCAAGAGAAATTATTTgggaccaaaaatgaaaattttgaacaaACACAAggaccaaatatatatataaaaggacatAAAGAAAGAACCTGATAAATTCCCATGATCTTTGCTAAACAAGTTGGACTTCCAGAATTCAAAGAATCCatcaaatatttaaaatattctgGCGCGAATTCCTCAAAAGATTCAAGTTCAGTTTTTGTGACTTGCTTTATAATAAATCTTTCATCCAAAGATTTCGCGAAATAGACATTGCTTTTTCCTCCTTGAGCACTCCATCTTTTACATCGACTCAAAGAACGAACATAATCCAATTCATTCGGACAACATTTCTGTCTCAAAGCATCAAAATTCTTGGCGAAATAACACGTCACAGAGAATTTCACCTTCCCATCACCACCAGATTCATCTTCGAATGGAATCGTTACATGATTGGAGCTTTTCCGATCACTAAACAATGGCCCAATCGCATCTTCTTGTGCATAATATGCGTAATCCAAATCCACCGACCCAAAAGATTGCCAAGCTGTGGATCCgtttctgcttaaattcaccctATCTGTAATCCAATCGTCGTGTTCTTTTGATGAAAGAGCGTAAGCGATTATGCTTGTGGGTTCGTTGTCGTAGACTGAAATCACCAGATTGGTTTGAAATTGACCCCCGTTTGGAATCATTAATCTCGCACCTTCAGGAAGAAACGACGTGGAAGAAATCAACGATTGTTTGCTTGTAATTGAGAAATCTTCATGTAGAAAAGCTTGGGAGTAGCTTCGTCTTTGTATGTTATGAACAGGGTCTCTGACCATATGAACGTAATCACCAGAAGCGTGAAAAGATTTTAAAGTTGAAAGATACAATGAAGAAGGGGGTAATCCTTTTCTGTTTCGTTCTTGCTGTCTAATTGCAGAATCAAATGAATAAACCCTAGTAGGTGATTGTGGTAGCCGAGTGAGAtgtgaattagggttttgattcgTTTGTGGTTCATGTGATTTCAAGGGTCCTGCCCATGCGGAATCGATTTTATCTGATAGAACTGATGCAGCTGAAGGAGCACGTTCGAGTGACGATGAGATGCGTTCGATATCTACTTGTAGCTCTTCGTGTTTGCAGAGATCGAAAGACATTGCTAATGAATCGGGAACAGAATCGGGATCTTGATTCAATTCCGATTCATGGTAAATGGTGTCCTCTGGAATGGAATCGGATCTCCATGATTTGGAATCTGGACTCgatggttttagatttgaacttCGATTGTAAAGATTTAAAGAACAGATTCTTCGATCCCAGAAATGTAGATTAATCACGAGTGAATGTCTTAATCGattaagttcaaaaacatctattTCTGCCCCGTTTTCTTCATCAGCAGATTGAAGAAGATCCTTTTTCAAAAAAAGAACAAATTAAATGAAATGGAAACATGGGATTCTAATAttctataaattataaaattaaagaAATTTGACTTACAATGTATTCTTGTCTTTCTTTACTTAATTGCTCCTTCAACTCCATTACATGATTACTTAATTCATCTGAATCAGTTAAGTCATTTCCAAAAGATGTACTTTTTGATTCGATTCCATTTAGTACATCAAGAATCTCATCATACAAGGCTTCTATCTTGTTCAAAAGCTGATTTTAGCAAGAAAATACAAGTTTTTTAGGACATAAACAAGTATAAAAATCAAGAAAGTTGAAGAATTAGATttgggaattttttttttttttttttttttttttttttttttttttttttacctctgATACTTCTTTCTTCAACCAATCATGTTGAAAATGGTCGCCAAATTGAAGAACAGAAGGGGGCAAATGGACAGAAAGAATATCGATTGGAGAGTAGCGAAAAAATGCAACCATGTCCCCCATTCTGTAATAAATATAAGTTTAATTAAGGAATAATCACAAAAATGGCCAATATTATAAAGTCCATTTAACCAATTTTTCATCTCTTTTACCCTTGTATTGACAATCCATTTCGCAATATAGATTTTGCAAATTGCAAAATTGTTTTATGAATGGTCCAAtatcaaaaaattaaaatttttgattttgcAAAATGACATCATTATTTTGCAATATGATGTCATttcagaaaaaatatatatatatatatatatatatatatatatatatatatatatatatatatatatatatatatatatatatatatatatatatatatatatatatatatatatatttcaaggtTTCGTGGAAATGATCGTTCATAAAGCAATTTAGCAATTCTCAAAATCGATATTAAAAAATAGTAGGTCAGTTtgttatataagtttaaaaaaaattgaattttacaAAATTGGTCCTTATGCTTTTCACTTTGGTCCCTAGAAGATTGACATAATGacaaaaaaatatgaaactttgaaataattaccaaaaattgatAGAAACCTTGAAATAAAGACCAATACTAAAAAGACTTTCAATTTTGGACTAAACATGGTAAATATCGAAAAGCATAGTGAACATTTTGGTAAtttataagagtaaattacaacaCAAGTCCTTGCTATATTTTATATTTACCATGTTTAGTCCAAAATCAAAATGTTCTTTTCAACTTTGATCCTTATTTCAAGGTTTTCATATTCAACATGGACCTAAACCACAACGAAACCTTGCCAAAATGACTACTTTTGCAAGTTGAAACTTTTTTGGACTTCGGTCAAAGAAAAatacaaaccacagggaccatttttggaGTTTTCTCTTAAAATAATGATTAAAATACGTTAAATACAAACCAAAACCGGAAGAACTTTCAATTTTTGACAAAAcacgataaaaaaaaaaatcaaaaaagcaCAAAGGACCGTTTATTatgtattttactttttttttaattaatcacATACACAAACATGTTGATAAACTTGAAAGTACCAAATTACCCATAGAATCGAAGACAGTCTCTTTGAAGTGAATGACCACAACTAGCAACACGATTGGCGGTTGCATGATTTGAAAAACTAAGTTCTAGAAACTTCCCTAATGAGAGGCCCCACGCAGCATCCGACATGACCACTCTATGATTGGCTGGTGGGACcccatctacatgagtacatctcAAACACCGATGCCACATCCATATTTTTCCATCTTTACCCCCGGGTAACTTGAGGGACTGAAGTCGTCTAACGTTAATAGTTAGATTTCCTTGTTGGTGAGTGTAGCATTTCACATGGGCATCACTTGGTTCTTTACAAGATTGACATAATGATGCCTAAAAAGATCATGAAAAGGGACTTGTAAACATTCCATCTTTTTCAAGAACATAAATTTTAACGAATTTTGATTAGATTGTGtagaatagcaatgtacttttcaaGAAAAGATAATTGAAGAACGAAAATTTGAACGAacttaattaaaaagaaaaaccaATGAAAATGAAATTGTAAAGTTTCGATCTTTTCAAGAAAAGATAACAAAAGAACGAAAATCCAAATTACGTGAT
This window encodes:
- the LOC111921164 gene encoding putative 1-phosphatidylinositol-3-phosphate 5-kinase FAB1C, coding for MADGDNMCCQCEITVSESCNYCTNTKVTQKIEDHKIYPSDSTNETSSSNFINERFDGRCLQAVSVRHSSGRSDEDEAEDSAKNFFSPYSHDTSDIDSSSVSTRHEFNSFMSLNSSPSDSPSKIQEHMAVLKSHEHIGPEYSQSYDDFSIFQEQCEKSHSHSHSHKPLDFETNDLIWFPPPPHDQNDDDDDDDNNFFSYGDDDDEMGDTNTSVVFSSSGEQEPLKTVVQGHFRALVSQLLQSEFNSTEKWLEIVTSLAWEAAHYVKPDTSRGGSMDPGDYVKIKCIASGNPSDSVFVKGVVCTKNIKHKRMTSEYKNARLLILGGALEYQRSSDQLSSIETLLQQEMDHLKMIVSRIEALRPNVLLVEKSVSSYAQEYLLAKEISLVLNFKRPLLDRISRCTGAPITPSISHISTTRVGQCDLFTLEKVSEEHENPNQFNKKPQKTLMFFEGCPRRLGCTVLLKGSSREELKKLKHVVQYAIFAAYHLSLETSFLADEGASLPKMTILPLVPQPEMTNQEMTITPLGLELSESDVAVESRRFFAPMEEDKDVERVCDLMQNDEGDKDVERGEVIIEGSEEYYSGADNNQSILVSFSSHCVMNGSVCERSRLLRIKFYGCFDKPLGRYLQDDLFDQASLCQSCKEPSDAHVKCYTHQQGNLTINVRRLQSLKLPGGKDGKIWMWHRCLRCTHVDGVPPANHRVVMSDAAWGLSLGKFLELSFSNHATANRVASCGHSLQRDCLRFYGMGDMVAFFRYSPIDILSVHLPPSVLQFGDHFQHDWLKKEVSELLNKIEALYDEILDVLNGIESKSTSFGNDLTDSDELSNHVMELKEQLSKERQEYIDLLQSADEENGAEIDVFELNRLRHSLVINLHFWDRRICSLNLYNRSSNLKPSSPDSKSWRSDSIPEDTIYHESELNQDPDSVPDSLAMSFDLCKHEELQVDIERISSSLERAPSAASVLSDKIDSAWAGPLKSHEPQTNQNPNSHLTRLPQSPTRVYSFDSAIRQQERNRKGLPPSSLYLSTLKSFHASGDYVHMVRDPVHNIQRRSYSQAFLHEDFSITSKQSLISSTSFLPEGARLMIPNGGQFQTNLVISVYDNEPTSIIAYALSSKEHDDWITDRVNLSRNGSTAWQSFGSVDLDYAYYAQEDAIGPLFSDRKSSNHVTIPFEDESGGDGKVKFSVTCYFAKNFDALRQKCCPNELDYVRSLSRCKRWSAQGGKSNVYFAKSLDERFIIKQVTKTELESFEEFAPEYFKYLMDSLNSGSPTCLAKIMGIYQVTVKHSRAGKEAKMNVLVMENVFFKRNISRVYDLKGSSRSRYNSDTTGTNKTLLDMNLLEALRTNPIFLGSKAKRKLERAVWNDTSFLASIDVIDYSLLVGVDEEKKELVLGIIDFMRQYTWDKHLETWVKASGILGGPKNAAPTIISPKQYKKRFRKAMTSYFLTVPDQWSS